The Leishmania panamensis strain MHOM/PA/94/PSC-1 chromosome 32 sequence genome window below encodes:
- a CDS encoding hypothetical protein (TriTrypDB/GeneDB-style sysID: LpmP.32.4110): MACAALVLPLSQISEAPVALVSTTSAVSRSCVAEAIPETLTMDVGTRLCLTDGTLVGYVSSVFGPVKQAFYVVKSTREDFSELIGAHRLAEGVVLHYDLLHQEIMYDPFEQCDVAKGTDASYINDEELPEHVRPDFSDDEKETEWKRQKRHRGCDNESMSSDESKEEIEWSKLQLDDDAVAHGGSHVVVPQWIQSAPR, encoded by the coding sequence ATGGCTTGTGCAGCCCTTGTGCTCCCTCTCAGTCAGATTTCTGAGGCCCCAGTTGCGTTGGTCAGCACCACCTCTGCGGTGAGCCGCTCGTGTGTCGCAGAAGCCATTCCTGAGACACTCACGATGGACGTCGGAACGCGGCTGTGCCTCACAGACGGCACGCTTGTCGGCTATGTTTCCTCCGTCTTCGGGCCGGTCAAGCAAGCCTTCTACGTGGTAAAGTCGACGCGTGAAGACTTTAGTGAGCTGATAGGGGCTCATCGCCTCGCGGAAGGAGTTGTGCTGCACTACGACCTTCTCCACCAAGAAATCATGTACGACCCCTTTGAGCAGTGCGACGTCGCCAAAGGCACAGATGCCAGCTACATCAACGATGAGGAGCTCCCCGAGCACGTCCGTCCCGACTTTTCCGATGACGAGAAGGAGACTGAGTGGAAGCGCCAAAAGCGGCACCGCGGCTGCGATAACGAAAGCATGAGCTCCGACGAGTCGAAGGAAGAGATCGAGTGGTCAAAGTTGCAGCTCGATGACGATGCCGTGGCGCATGGCGGTTCACATGTGGTGGTGCCACAGTGGATTCAAAGTGCGCCACGATGA
- the CARP1 gene encoding cAMP response protein, putative (TriTrypDB/GeneDB-style sysID: LpmP.32.4100): protein MEPRKNTSVFLTSLVFYDERGQDTQEERDDSVGFLVPFRVPPMPRSITTHRYASLNLLPRGRSGNSRTLMSWEKQMILARLEKNAPLDTEAFQRRLSSTKRRNGRQCIRQVLDRAEEAKQASIVARETAFLQIEERRKCIFYKHQHLVEIKRREESLDRAIRWSTIVVCHVFLAALMQERRVQEAMNTLSFLMAPMVRRFLGLRARCRETEQLTRSHLSDIPFPYPHIIQSMSGTFFEGWPSVLLEKLVEKVKPCYLRKGSYLMHEGDVGRVMYMVTLGAVSIVLRKKGPDKRRTKDNSIGVLQIQAPCYAGEFALVCKEPRSASIICETDIGYWAVSPEDYEDVVKYLSPAVASKQREATDVRRRQNLQRFFPLHVAFLRNFPYFAQFSDNSLLRLIDSVEPIVLHDGDYLFREGEMNSSTYFVQDGVAVLRDHDGTQRKVLKGSCIGVFECSCGVNEPKRSSIVSVDYCDIWRLSREPLIEIGMSEPAALLHCRSAAKRDRASEMHKDKVALQFFRKDPYMSFCCPGSTLANLFEASTPTVFLNGERLALMGKTLNAVTVVMSGVLDITMSRNAEHTTVRVHVAPNAVSNATLRSASAPFRGLSRVIGAYEFASSLSQYVCTVTSVGLTEAFVIERAQLDTKVPVALRGMIHDTVSSRECVSRAYKLENAGLLYNDEALSFVRLYRELRNAERETRK, encoded by the coding sequence ATGGAGCCGCGCAAGAACACTTCGGTATTCTTGACCAGCCTCGTCTTCTATGATGAGCGAGGGCAGGATACccaggaggagagggatgaCTCCGTCGGCTTTCTTGTTCCATTCCGTGTTCCCCCGATGCCGCGTTCCATCACTACACATCGCTATGCGTCACTGAATCTTCTGCCGAGGGGCAGAAGTGGCAACTCTCGCACGTTAATGAGCTGGGAAAAGCAGATGATCCTCGCACGACTTGAGAAAAATGCCCCTCTCGACACAGAGGCCTTTCAGCGACGTTTGTCAAGTACGAAAAGACGAAACGGTCGCCAGTGCATTCGCCAGGTGCTCGAtagggcggaggaggcgaagcaggcGTCGATAGtggcgagagagacggcCTTTCTGCAGATAGAGGAGCGGCGAAAGTGTATCTTCTACAAGCATCAACATTTAGTGGAGATCAAGCGACGTGAGGAATCCCTGGATCGGGCGATAAGGTGGTCTACCATCGTCGTCTGTCATGTCTTCCTGGCAGCCCTCATGCAGGAACGGCGGGTACAGGAGGCGATGAACACTCTTAGCTTCTTAATGGCACCAATGGTTCGGCGTTTTCTCGGGCTGCGTGCGAGGTGCAGGGAGACAGAACAGCTGACGCGCAGCCACCTTAGCGATATCCCATTCCCCTACCCACATATCATTCAGAGCATGAGCGGCACGTTCTTTGAGGGCTGGccctcggtgctgctggagaagttAGTGGAGAAGGTGAAACCGTGCTACCTGCGTAAGGGAAGCTATCTGATGCATGAGGGTGATGTGGGTCGTGTTATGTACATGGTCACCCTGGGGGCCGTATCAATTGTGCTTCGCAAAAAGGGGCCCGACAAGCGCCGTACAAAGGACAATTCGATCGGCGTCCTACAGATCCAGGCACCGTGCTACGCAGGCGAGTTCGCGCTAGTGTGCAAAGAGCCGCGTTCCGCATCCATCATCTGCGAGACGGACATCGGTTACTGGGCTGTCTCGCCGGAGGACTACGAGGACGTGGTGAAGTACCTAAGTCCGGCGGTAGCCAGCAAGCAACGGGAGGCCACAGATGTGCGTCGTCGCCAGAACCTCCAACGCTTTTTTCCGCTGCACGTGGCTTTCCTGCGCAACTTCCCGTACTTTGCACAATTTAGCGACAACAGCCTTTTGCGGTTGATCGACAGCGTCGAACCGATTGTCTTGCACGACGGGGACTACCTCTTTCGCGAGGGCGAGATGAACTCCTCAACCTACTTTGTGCAAGATGGAGTGGCAGTCCTGCGCGATCACGACGGCACTCAGCGAAAGGTCTTGAAGGGAAGCTGTATTGGTGTTTTCGAGTGCTCCTGCGGCGTCAACGAGCCGAAGCGCAGCTCCATTGTGAGCGTCGACTACTGTGACATATGGCGTCTGAGTCGGGAGCCGCTCATCGAGATAGGCATGAGCGAGCCAGCAGCACTTCTGCACTGCCGTAGTGCGGCCAAGAGGGACCGGGCATCAGAGATGCACAAGGACAAGGTGGCGCTGCAATTCTTCCGGAAAGACCCGTACATGTCCTTCTGCTGCCCTGGCTCCACACTCGCCAACCTTTTTGAGGCGAGCACCCCGACCGTCTTCCTCAACGGTGAGCGCCTCGCGCTCATGGGGAAAACTTTGAATGCCGTGACAGTGGTCATGAGCGGTGTGCTCGACATTACCATGTCGAGGAACGCAGAGCATACAACTGTCAGGGTGCATGTGGCACCTAACGCCGTCAGCAATGCAACTCTTCGAAGTGCCAGCGCCCCATTCCGCGGTCTGAGTCGCGTCATTGGGGCATACGAGTTTGCCTCGTCGCTCTCTCAATATGTGTGCACTGTGACGAGTGTTGGGTTGACAGAGGCCTTCGTCATCGAGCGGGCACAGCTGGACACAAAGGTTCCTGTTGCCCTCCGTGGTATGATACACGACACTGTCAGCAGCAGGGAGTGTGTAAGTCGCGCTTACAAACTGGAGAATGCGGGCTTGCTGTACAACGACGAAGCCTTGAGTTTCGTACGGCTTTACAGAGAACTGCGAAACGCCGAGCGTGAAACGCGTAAGTGA
- a CDS encoding hypothetical protein (TriTrypDB/GeneDB-style sysID: LpmP.32.4070) — MPARFTSSAPPPFVLAASRAQSWVDVLRAYSKCCGYLHGVYHPTPVELKHGLSYMPDARSTSLFYYGVIKTPITSVTPEKSLVLAVLKRYKDCGSVAALRRVIEEDVNSSTLEGARAKLALASTAALWEAALETLLSHPPLIKSTLQRRVVLSALCKGNQWRLALGVLYMEPKVDLHPIMVRPLVRCFGRLQNHRSALRLTAAALATGSSMNIGLLSALLPTLQGTGKWQLALHAAQELHLLSATRAEARTNLSIYNQLVDCLYEADVYAAFSLDDVVQQTVDRMRPRASEETRMATRAPQFRMHSPVEIFQQFQSVLMALTCVYSKAMCAPRWYSRAISGIVDSALKENTVLIVLDTNVLLHLVQKQLPLEHFYAYMKQLYPDLQQYSFATVVVPFTTVSEAYTYIWGPKEHFPLNVRKLLWSRAVSLLQQPHVYVLSLAGEYPCSSLNIIPRLAYRTMPDNVAGAFHQDPDLRILSVCAALQHYFRIAKVTDNLGGTTIPMGVALFSLLKYHVRRYCKTVKGCCVDRLLLCTLDKRMSRGAVQMGMRVFPCLFP, encoded by the coding sequence ATGCCTGCACGCTTCACTTCTAGCGCCCCTCCACCATTTGTACTTGCGGCTAGCAGAGCGCAATCGTGGGTAGATGTCCTCCGAGCGTACTCCAAGTGCTGCGGCTATCTACATGGAGTGTATCACCCCACGCCTGTGGAGCTGAAGCACGGTCTCTCGTACATGCCAGACGCACGGAGTACGTCCTTGTTCTACTATGGTGTCATCAAGACACCAATAACTTCTGTTACTCCGGAGAAGAGTCTCGTCCTTGCGGTACTGAAGCGATACAAGGACTGTGGAAGCGTTGCCGCGCTTCGGCGCGTTATTGAGGAAGATGTGAACAGCTCAACTTTGGAGGGTGCGCGAGCGAAGCTTGCGTTGGCGTCCACTGCTGCACTCTGGGAGGCTGCCCTCGAGACCTTGCTGAGTCACCCACCGCTGATTAAAAGCACACTACAGCGCCGCGTCGTGCTCTCGGCCTTATGCAAGGGCAATCAGTGGCGCCTGGCTCTCGGTGTGTTGTACATGGAGCCCAAAGTTGATCTGCACCCCATCATGGTGCGGCCACTTGTTCGCTGCTTCGGCCGCCTGCAGAATCACCGCTCTGCGTTGCggctgacggcggcggccctGGCCACAGGAAGCTCGATGAACATAGGGCTTCTCTCAGCGCTTTTACCGACACTTCAGGGGACGGGAAAGTGGCAGCTCGCTCTGCATGCagcgcaggagctgcacctACTTTCCGCCACAAGAGCTGAGGCGCGCACCAACCTCTCGATCTACAATCAGCTGGTGGATTGTCTCTACGAAGCTGACGTCTACGCGGCGTTTTCTCTTGACGATGTCGTGCAACAAACGGTAGATCGAATGCGTCCCCGAGCATCAGAGGAGACACGCATGGCGACCAGAGCACCGCAGTTTCGAATGCACTCACCGGTAGAGATCTTTCAGCAGTTCCAGAGTGTGCTTATGGCACTGACGTGCGTATACAGTAAGGCCATGTGTGCGCCTCGGTGGTATTCTCGCGCCATCAGCGGGATTGTAGACAGTGCCCTGAAGGAGAACACAGTGTTAATTGTGCTTGACACAAACGTTTTGCTGCACTTAGTGCAGAAGCAATTACCCCTAGAGCACTTCTATGCATACATGAAGCAACTGTATCCAGATCTTCAACAGTACAGCTTCGCCACTGTTGTGGTGCCCTTCACTACTGTGTCCGAAGCTTACACGTATATCTGGGGCCCGAAAGAGCACTTCCCCCTCAATGTGCGAAAACTGTTATGGTCGCGGGCGGTCAGCCTGCTCCAGCAACCGCATGTGTATGTCTTGTCCCTTGCAGGGGAGTATCCGTGTTCCTCCCTGAACATCATTCCGCGCCTTGCGTATCGGACAATGCCTGACAACGTTGCCGGTGCCTTTCATCAAGATCCTGACCTTCGAATcttgagcgtgtgtgcggcgctgcagcattACTTCCGGATCGCGAAGGTCACTGACAATTTGGGAGGCACAACGATCCCAATGGGTGTGGCCCTCTTCTCGCTACTCAAGTACCATGTTCGGCGCTATTGCAAGACAGTGAAGGGATGCTGCGTGGATCGCTTACTCCTCTGCACCTTGGACAAGCGCATGTCACGCGGTGCTGTTCAGATGGGCATGCGGGTGTTTCCTTGCTTATTTCCTTAG
- a CDS encoding hypothetical protein (TriTrypDB/GeneDB-style sysID: LpmP.32.4080) — protein sequence MSEIEDLVRRLRSLTGYVVATPAPAPTPAIVAPAEKQVGEESLLVLQQSLKRHPCFAVFHLSRAEVKCELLKQLEDAVKTPLAIGDDVPEAVTWRVFINNAAEKLEMERLHGVFKNVRQRIHGAKDKVFCRLGIDDAPVLDQVGNGYACPWNVLTILENGILFGEGDFAEQEKAQLEVPNATASILQNTGRVYANTFDTMAWLHLLHQMMSFPVSSVRTVWHAALYHFPTAGPLVCTYARLEMAALAKKTRLVACCSETDTKDVYEGYLRLLNVFYRHLPLAFSCELYSLFFSFAAEYVQPDSASLDLLYRTCLRRDVGMLPQSTSLWVQYLNWRSASFRDHMRRREWRKRMYNRILAIPLVGLDAVKDEYDMFVATEYRGRLAPDERIELEKRLARVKTEADDLSRLMYFFYPTEWAPATSTHVQFPYTLYLARPLTIEGPTASLSLRESVLSRIEMDLWSLWYTLLQRVHRPLFPGAGGEVLHYSRCRSFMTMMACFFPHQVTLWMELVDFCVYQQPLLSDKERFQSVAAAIDLAISFSQQDVCVRLFVAQVYHTDLGATEMAFREVKESLLQLHAWLLQYVRSDEERLTAKEALKKLQHITVLAVNYMRMGNTQGEPDHLRLVARFVMHHVEFLSLTMAALRKLLKSGAVETPAMFLHPFNLFCSHWILLELIRNRAARSALVILQQWCEHLKVMLFAGKNKGWSCEECGVDELVLDACANLLTADPSRGEEVEATLGELEDVARSDGLQSRNFLYASRQLRHRFFLPCRLLAQDDTSDIMLTAKLLLPHAAPHRYDTIQFSCPLPQRSLLLPGAETVTTPSLEDTTATQDAHRDEEQASLPTPVHSAHTFPEETLWSSVVGLRNFSAPARPRFDKTRRGPYSSRFYDRADGANKELPAVPTAPPSRLAIVSEAVQLPTLLDCLTSVRAGTAEESASDGKSATKLPPLEQLEEFIRQLPSVYEYNPDMEEDGQDVSTDWVLLALLSCESLS from the coding sequence ATGTCTGAGATTGAAGATCTGGTGCGGCGCCTTCGCAGCCTGACCGGGTATGTGGTTGCGACTCCTGCACCGGCTCCAACTCCAGCTATTGTTGCCCCAGCAGAGAAGCAAGTCGGTGAGGAGAGTCTTCTTGTCCTACAGCAGTCCCTAAAGCGCCACCCTTGCTTTGCAGTCTTTCACCTCTCACGAGCAGAGGTCAAGTGCGAGCTCCTAaagcagctggaggatgCAGTGAAGACACCTCTTGCCATCGGGGATGATGTGCCAGAGGCGGTGACCTGGCGAGTCTTTATCAACAACGCGGCCGAGAAACTGGAGATGGAGCGACTCCATGGGGTCTTCAAGAATGTACGGCAGCGTATCCACGGTGCCAAGGACAAGGTCTTTTGCAGACTTGGCATCGACGACGCTCCTGTACTTGATCAGGTGGGAAACGGGTATGCTTGTCCCTGGAACGTGCTCACAATTCTGGAGAACGGGATTCTCTTCGGAGAGGGCGACTTTGCAGAGCAGGAAAAGGCGCAGTTGGAAGTGCCAAACGCAACGGCGTCTATCCTGCAGAACACGGGGCGAGTGTACGCCAATACGTTTGACACAATGGCATGGCTGCATCTCCTTCACCAGATGATGTCATTCCCGGTATCTTCGGTGCGGACTGTATGGCACGCAGCACTGTACCACTTCCCAACCGCAGGACCCCTCGTTTGCACGTACGCTCGGCTGGAGATGGCCGCGCTCGCGAAGAAGACTCGGTTGGTGGCCTGCTGTAGCGAGACGGACACCAAAGACGTCTACGAGGGCTACCTGCGATTACTGAACGTGTTTTACCGCCATCTCCCCTTGGCGTTTTCCTGTGAGTTGTactcgcttttcttctctttcgcagCGGAGTATGTGCAGCCAGACAGCGCATCGCTTGATTTGCTGTACCGTACCTGCCTGCGCCGCGACGTTGGTATGTTACCGCAGAGCACATCGCTATGGGTGCAGTACCTGAACTGGCGCTCTGCATCCTTCCGCGATCACATGCGCCGCCGTGAGTGGCGCAAGCGGATGTACAACCGTATCCTCGCCATCCCTCTTGTCGGACTCGATGCCGTGAAGGATGAGTACGATATGTTTGTGGCCACAGAGTACCGCGGGCGGTTGGCCCCGGACGAGAGAATTGAGCTAGAGAAGCGGCTAGCGCGCGTCAAGACGGAGGCGGACGACCTGTCGCGACTCATGTACTTTTTCTACCCCACAGAATGGGCACCGGCGACCTCTACCCACGTGCAGTTTCCCTATACACTCTATCTGGCACGCCCCCTCACGATCGAAGGCCCAACGGCCTCGCTAAGCTTGAGAGAGTCGGTGCTGTCACGCATTGAGATGGACTTGTGGAGCCTATGGTACACGCTCTTGCAGCGCGTTCACCGGCCGCTATTCCCTGGTGCTGGCGGAGAAGTTCTGCACTACAGTCGATGCCGCAGCTTTATGACCATGATGGCTTGCTTCTTTCCGCACCAGGTGACGCTGTGGATGGAGCTGGTCGACTTTTGCGTTTACCAGCAGCCACTGCTCTCCGACAAAGAGCGCTTTCAGAGCGTCGCGGCAGCGATTGACTTGGCCATTTCGTTTTCTCAGCAAGACGTGTGTGTCCGACTTTTCGTGGCGCAAGTGTACCATACTGACCTCGGCGCAACCGAGATGGCGTTCCGGGAGGTGAAGGagtctctgctgcagctgcacgcgtGGCTGCTACAGTACGTGCGGAGCGATGAGGAGAGGTTgacggcgaaggaggcgctcaagaagctgcagcacatcacTGTGCTGGCAGTGAACTACATGCGCATGGGCAATACGCAGGGGGAGCCTGACCATCTCCGGCTAGTAGCGCGCTTTGTGATGCACCACGTCGAGTTTCTCTCGCTTACAATGGCTGCCCTGCGGAAGCTGCTAAAGTCCGGCGCTGTCGAAACGCCGGCGATGTTTCTGCATCCCTTTAACCTCTTCTGCTCCCACTGGATTTTGCTGGAGCTTATCCGCAATCGTGCCGCCAGGAGTGCACTCGTCATTCTCCAGCAGTGGTGCGAGCATCTCAAGGTAATGCTGTTCGCTGGCAAGAACAAGGGATGGAGCTGCGAGGAGTGCGGCGTTGACGAGCTGGTGCTCGACGCCTGCGCCAACCTCCTCACGGCTGATCCGTCgcgcggcgaggaggtggaggcgaccCTGGGCGAGCTAGAGGATGTGGCTAGGAGTGATGGACTTCAGTCTCGAAACTTCCTCTACGCTTCGcgtcagctgcgccaccgctttTTTCTTCCGTGCAGGCTTCTAGCACAAGACGACACAAGTGATATCATGCTCACCGCGAAGTTGTTACTTCCGCATGCGGCTCCGCACCGCTACGACACCATTCAGTTTTCTTGCCCCTTACCTCAACGCTCGCTGCTTTTGCCGGGTGCCGAGACCGTGACGACGCCATCATTGGAGGACACTACCGCAACCCAGGATGCTCACCGCGACGAGGAGCAAGCTTCTCTTCCTACACCGGTTCATTCAGCACATACATTTCCCGAGGAAACGTTGTGGTCCTCGGTAGTGGGACTCCGCAATTTTAGCGCACCGGCTCGACCAAGATTTGACAAAACCCGCAGAGGGCCGTATTCTTCGCGCTTCTACGACAGGGCGGATGGTGCCAACAAGGAACTACCAGCGGTGCCCACAGCTCCCCCAAGTCGACTCGCCATCGTCTCCGAGGCTGTGCAGCTTCCCACTCTGCTGGACTGCCTCACTTCTGTACGCGCGGGAACGGCAGAGGAGTCAGCTTCAGACGGAAAGTCTGCGACAAAGCTGCCcccgctggagcagctggaggagttCATCAGGCAATTGCCATCTGTCTACGAGTACAACCCTGATATGGAGGAAGACGGGCAGGATGTGTCCACGGACtgggtgctgctggcacTACTGAGTTGCGAGTCGTTGTCGTGA
- a CDS encoding hypothetical protein (TriTrypDB/GeneDB-style sysID: LpmP.32.4090): MLRQVCLRKAPKVELISPTPSAPIQNFDLQPIAASLLYRRLLKLYLRKFDTDTNTIVRAWKQTKYEFWVHRNASKEEADLLNIKGQQVLEAIRAGLVPVYHNSKTNQIYYKYDADTLKAVHNHIDPVSAEEFLRRFHDRMDSRDVEEIQATLKKLGRWTGPDELRKEDLFRVKTKRKVKCTDPDE, encoded by the coding sequence ATGCTTCGTCAGGTGTGCCTCCGAAAGGCACCAAAGGTAGAGCTGATTTCTCCCACACCGTCCGCGCCGATTCAGAACTTTGACTTGCAACCGATAGCCGCGTCTCTCCTGTACCGCAGACTGCTGAAGTTATACTTGCGCAAATTCGACACCGATACGAACACGATTGTTCGCGCATGGAAGCAGACCAAGTACGAGTTTTGGGTACACCGCAACGCGtccaaggaggaggccgacCTGCTCAACATCAAGGGCCAGCAAGTGCTGGAGGCGATTCGCGCCGGTCTCGTGCCTGTGTACCACAACTCGAAAACAAATCAGATTTACTACAAGTACGACGCAGACACACTCAAAGCGGTGCACAACCACATAGACCCCGTGAGCGCCGAGGAGTTCCTTCGACGCTTCCACGACCGAATGGATTCAAGGGATGTCGAGGAGATACAGGCCACACTAAAGAAGCTCGGACGCTGGACAGGGCCCGACGAGCTCCGCAAGGAGGACCTCTTCCGCGTCAAAACAAAGCGAAAGGTCAAGTGCACTGACCCAGACGAATAA